From the Candidatus Acidiferrales bacterium genome, the window TGGAGCTGGCTGCTCTCGGTTTACTCACTGCTGGTGGTGGTGATTTATCGCCGTCGCCAGGAGGCAAGCCTGGCCGGCTTGATGCCCTATGTGACCGCCGTACTGATGGCGACCCAGGTCTTTTTCCTGCTGTTAAACAACCTCGCTGCCAACCCCTTCTCGATTTGGGCTGATATGAGCGCCGGGGTGCCGCGGCTCTTCCTTCCAGCCGACGGGAGCGGCCTCAATCCGCTGCTGCAATACCCTTTGATGGTGATCCACCCGCCCATCCTCTATCTCGGCTACATTGGTTTTGTCGTACCGTTTGCGTTTGGCATGGCCGCGCTCATCACCCGTCAGAAGGGCGAGCGGTGGATCTACACCACCCGGCGGTGGACGATGGTGAGTTGGGGCTTTCTCACGTGCGGCGTCCTGCTGGGGGCGCGTTGGGCTTACGTTGTGCTCGGCTGGGGCGGATACTGGGGCTGGGATCCGGTGGAAAACGCTTCCCTCATGCCCTGGCTGACCGGGACTGCCTATCTGCATTCGGTCATGATGCAGGAAAAGAAAGGCATGATGAAAGTCTGGAACATGGTCCTGGTGATGGGGACCTATTTCTTATGCATCTTCGGGACATTCCTGACGCGCAGCGGCGTGGTCTCTTCCGTGCATGCCTTCGCGCAATCACCCATCGGGCCCTATTTCGCCACCTACATCACCCTGGGGGTTGCGTTTTCGGCCGTGGTGCTGGTCACTCGCCTCGATTACCTGAAGAGCGAAAATCAGCTCGATTCGCTCCTTTCGCGCGAGAGCAGTTTTCTCTTCAACAACCTGATTTTGCTGGCCGCCTGCTTTGCCGTGCTCTGGGGCACGCTCTTCCCGGTGCTCTCGGAAGCGGTGCAAGGCGTCAAGATCACCGTCGGCGCGCCTTACTTCAATAAGGTCAACATTCCCATCGGCCTCTTCCTCCTGTTCCTTACCGGGGTTGGCCCGCTGCTCGCATGGCGCAAGACTTCGCTCGAGAGCCTGAAGCGAAATTTCGCCTGGCCGATCTTCATCGGGGGAGTGGCGACGGTGGTGCTCGCCATCCTCGGCGTGAGGAAGCTGGCGCCGCTGGTCACGCTTTTCCTGAGCGTCTTTGTCACCGCCACCCTGATGGCTGAGTTCTATCGCGGCGCCCGGGTCAT encodes:
- a CDS encoding cytochrome c-type biogenesis CcmF C-terminal domain-containing protein; protein product: WSWLLSVYSLLVVVIYRRRQEASLAGLMPYVTAVLMATQVFFLLLNNLAANPFSIWADMSAGVPRLFLPADGSGLNPLLQYPLMVIHPPILYLGYIGFVVPFAFGMAALITRQKGERWIYTTRRWTMVSWGFLTCGVLLGARWAYVVLGWGGYWGWDPVENASLMPWLTGTAYLHSVMMQEKKGMMKVWNMVLVMGTYFLCIFGTFLTRSGVVSSVHAFAQSPIGPYFATYITLGVAFSAVVLVTRLDYLKSENQLDSLLSRESSFLFNNLILLAACFAVLWGTLFPVLSEAVQGVKITVGAPYFNKVNIPIGLFLLFLTGVGPLLAWRKTSLESLKRNFAWPIFIGGVATVVLAILGVRKLAPLVTLFLSVFVTATLMAEFYRGARVIRQKSQLGWVGSLVHLTRRNTRRYGGYIIHFGMVLIFIGIAGSAFNEEKQVEMAVGSAMEIGGFKLVCANIEQVDNANYAAGRAVIELYQEGKLVDRLYPERRFYKASRQTTTEVAIRPRPAQDLYVVFAGMADNGRDIVLQVFANPLVNWVWMGGFVVVLGTLTALLPNKAAEAIRAQAAEQARGERATRAESKHAIQA